Below is a window of Paraburkholderia azotifigens DNA.
CCGTCAGTCCCATGCCGAGCAACAGGCGCGTGAGCGCCGGATCGCCCGCCATTTCCCCGCAGATCGACACGGGCACGCCCGCACGCTTCGCCTCGCGCAGCGTGAACGCGATCAGATGCAGCACCGCCGGATGCAGCGGATCGTACAGATGTGCGACCGCGTTGTCGGCACGATCGATGGCGAGCGTGTACTGGATCAGGTCATTGGTGCCGATCGACAGGAAATCGAGCCGCTTGAGGAACAGCGGCAGCGCGATCGCCGCCGCCGGAATCTCGATCATCGCGCCGACGCGCACGTTCGGGTCGTATGCGAGACCGGCGTCGTCGAGCTGGCGCTTGGCTTCCTGGATAAGGTCGAGCGTCTGATCGATCTCGCGCGCGTGCGCGAGCATCGGAATCAGGATCTTCACCGAACCGAACGCCGACGCGCGCAAAATTGCGCGCAGCTGCGTAAGGAACATGTGCGGCTCGGACAGGCTCCAGCGGATGGCGCGCAGACCAAGCGCCGGGTTCGGCGCCGTTTCGAACTCGTCGCCGATCGAATCGAGCGGCTTGTCGGCGCCGACGTCGATGGTACGGATGGTCACGGGCATGCCGTTCATCAGCTCGACGGCGCGCCTGTATGCGGCGAACTGCTCCTCCTCTTCCGGCATCCCCTTCTGGTTCATGAACAGGAACTCGGTGCGGAACAGGCCGATGCCCGTCGCGCCCGCGTCTAGCGCAGCCTGCGCGTCTTCCGGCAACTCGATGTTCGCGCACAGTTCGATACGCGTGCCGCACACCGTCTGCGTCGGCGAAAACTTCAGGCGTTGCAGCTTGCGCGCTTCCAGCGCCTTTTCGCTCTGCCGGTACGAATACTCTTCGAGCACGATGGGCGCGGGATCGACGATCACGATGCCATGATCGCCGTCGACGATGATCAGATCGTCCTGACGGATCAGCGCGCTTGCGTGCGCCACGCCGACCGTCGCGGGAATGCCGAGACTGCGCGCGACGATGGCCGTATGCGACGTGCGGCCGCCCAGATCCGTCACGAAGCCCTGGAAGGTCTGCGTCTTGAACTGCATCATGTCGGCGGGCGCGATGTCGTGCGCGACGACGATCATTTCGTCGCACCGGCCGTGACTTCCGTTGACCAGCGCGCCCGTGCCGCCCGCGAGCGCCTTCAGCACGCGCTCGACCACCTGCTCGATGTCGGCTTTACGTTCGCGCAGATATTCGTCTTCGACTTCGTCGAAATGGCGGGTGAGGCGTTCGAGCTGTTCGGTCAGCGCCCACTCGACGTTGTAGCGGCGCGTGCGGATGAGGTCGATGGTTTCCTGAACGAGCATCGCATCGTTCAGGATCATGGAATGGACGTCGATGAAGGCGCCCATTTCGGAGGGTGCGTCGGCGGAGAGATCGGCGCGCAGTTCGTCGAGCTCCTGATGCACGACCCGCTGCGCCGCGCGAAAACGCTCCACCTCGCCCTCGATCTGGGAGGGCTCGATCAGATAGTGGTCGACGTCCAGTGCAGCCGGGGCGATCAGATATGCCCGCCCGATGGCGATACCGCGTGACACGGGAATTCCATGCAGCGTGAACGACACGCGCACCTCCTCTAGTTGTGTGATGCCGCGG
It encodes the following:
- the ptsP gene encoding phosphoenolpyruvate--protein phosphotransferase translates to MSFTLHGIPVSRGIAIGRAYLIAPAALDVDHYLIEPSQIEGEVERFRAAQRVVHQELDELRADLSADAPSEMGAFIDVHSMILNDAMLVQETIDLIRTRRYNVEWALTEQLERLTRHFDEVEDEYLRERKADIEQVVERVLKALAGGTGALVNGSHGRCDEMIVVAHDIAPADMMQFKTQTFQGFVTDLGGRTSHTAIVARSLGIPATVGVAHASALIRQDDLIIVDGDHGIVIVDPAPIVLEEYSYRQSEKALEARKLQRLKFSPTQTVCGTRIELCANIELPEDAQAALDAGATGIGLFRTEFLFMNQKGMPEEEEQFAAYRRAVELMNGMPVTIRTIDVGADKPLDSIGDEFETAPNPALGLRAIRWSLSEPHMFLTQLRAILRASAFGSVKILIPMLAHAREIDQTLDLIQEAKRQLDDAGLAYDPNVRVGAMIEIPAAAIALPLFLKRLDFLSIGTNDLIQYTLAIDRADNAVAHLYDPLHPAVLHLIAFTLREAKRAGVPVSICGEMAGDPALTRLLLGMGLTEFSMHPSQLLLVKQEVLRAHLKTLEKPVADVLAAFEPEEVQSALDRVAQA